In one Halorubrum sp. CBA1229 genomic region, the following are encoded:
- a CDS encoding nuclear transport factor 2 family protein, translated as MTAPSTADRERLVRDYYDALDAGDYERLRGLLDPAFVQHRSDRTFEGRDRFVAFMRDERPMTDTTHAVDAVYPKGPGVAVRGRLLDADGDELFAFVDAFDVVDGRLAALETYAAGGGE; from the coding sequence GTGACCGCTCCCTCGACCGCGGACCGGGAACGCCTCGTCCGCGACTACTACGACGCGCTCGACGCCGGCGACTACGAGCGGCTCCGCGGCCTGCTGGACCCGGCGTTCGTCCAGCACCGCTCGGACCGGACGTTCGAGGGCCGCGACCGCTTCGTGGCGTTCATGCGCGACGAGCGGCCGATGACGGACACGACCCACGCCGTCGACGCGGTGTATCCGAAGGGCCCCGGCGTCGCGGTCCGCGGCCGGCTGCTGGACGCCGACGGCGACGAGCTGTTCGCGTTCGTTGACGCCTTCGACGTCGTCGACGGACGGCTCGCCGCACTGGAGACGTACGCCGCGGGCGGCGGGGAGTGA
- the mfnA gene encoding tyrosine decarboxylase MfnA: MQQPEPQSFDRVLSSMCTEPHPAAREAAERYLATNPGDPATYEAVASLEERAVELLATLADHPTPTDAAGYVTSGGTEANVQAVRSARNRHDGSDVNVVVPESGHFSFHKAAELLDVELRTVPVDEDYRARTDAVAAAVDDATALVVGVAGSTEYGRVDPIPALTEIAHDAGARMHVDAAWGGFVLPFADRAWSFGDAPIDTLTIDPHKFGQAPVPAGGLLARESAALDALAVDTPYLETRSQATLTGTRSGAGVAGAVAAMEALWPDGYRGAAERATGNAAWLADALADRGCDVVEPTLPLVAAALPESEFDALREAGWKVSRTAAGELRVVCMPHVTRDALRAFVGDLDRIRA; encoded by the coding sequence ATGCAGCAGCCCGAGCCGCAGTCGTTCGACCGGGTGCTCTCGTCGATGTGCACCGAGCCGCATCCCGCGGCCCGGGAGGCGGCCGAGCGCTACCTCGCGACGAACCCCGGCGACCCGGCCACCTACGAGGCGGTCGCGTCGCTGGAGGAGCGCGCGGTCGAGCTGCTGGCGACGCTCGCGGACCACCCGACGCCGACCGACGCGGCGGGCTACGTCACCTCCGGCGGGACCGAGGCGAACGTGCAGGCGGTCCGGTCCGCCCGCAACCGCCACGACGGGAGCGACGTGAACGTCGTCGTCCCCGAGAGCGGCCACTTCTCGTTTCACAAGGCGGCCGAGCTGCTCGACGTCGAGCTCCGGACGGTCCCGGTCGACGAGGACTATCGGGCGCGGACGGACGCCGTCGCGGCCGCGGTCGACGACGCCACCGCGCTGGTCGTCGGCGTCGCCGGCAGCACGGAGTACGGCCGCGTGGACCCGATCCCGGCGCTGACCGAGATCGCCCACGACGCCGGCGCGCGCATGCACGTCGACGCCGCGTGGGGCGGGTTCGTGCTCCCCTTCGCCGACCGCGCGTGGTCGTTCGGCGACGCCCCGATCGACACGCTGACGATCGACCCCCACAAGTTCGGGCAGGCGCCGGTGCCGGCCGGCGGGCTCCTCGCCCGCGAGTCGGCCGCGCTCGACGCGCTCGCGGTCGACACGCCCTACCTGGAGACCCGGTCGCAGGCGACCCTGACGGGCACCCGAAGCGGTGCGGGCGTCGCCGGCGCGGTCGCCGCGATGGAGGCGCTGTGGCCCGACGGCTACCGCGGGGCGGCCGAGCGAGCGACCGGGAACGCCGCGTGGCTCGCCGACGCCCTCGCCGACCGCGGCTGCGACGTCGTCGAGCCGACGCTCCCGCTCGTCGCCGCCGCGCTCCCCGAGTCCGAGTTCGACGCGCTCCGGGAGGCCGGCTGGAAGGTGTCGCGCACGGCGGCGGGTGAGCTCCGCGTCGTCTGCATGCCGCACGTGACTCGCGACGCGCTCCGGGCGTTCGTCGGCGATCTCGACCGAATCCGGGCGTGA
- the ppsA gene encoding phosphoenolpyruvate synthase: MAVLWLEDVDADDVGTVGGKAASLGELIGAGLPVPPGFAVTAGTYRTFIEEAGIDEELFSAVDVDPEDSAALRAAEERAEELILETPFPDEVREEIVERYRKMGDEDDEAFVAVRSSATAEDLPDSSFAGQQETFLNVREDDLLRRVKECWASLFTQRAIYYRQQRGFPHADVDIAVVVQRMVDAEKSGVMFTSHPSTGDPQITIEAAWGLGEAVVSGTVSPDNYVYDRGAGAVEDVTVADKKVEMVKDPDTGETVQLDVDEERRTARVLSDAEIDDLVALGERVEDHYGAPQDVEWAIHEGEIYMLQSRPITTIQEDAGEGDGADAGGTGGETPRKSAVGDAASGQPGAAGGGSTGDDEDVLADGLGASPGVVSGAVRIVHKLDHLDQVQEGDVMVTEMTMPDMVPAMKRAAGIVTDEGGMTSHAAIISRELGVPAVVGTGNGTRLLEDGQQVTIDGDKGTVRAGVDDEAEPGEEFEPVEAARPETPVKPMTATEVKVNVSIPEAAERAAATGADGVGLLRIEHMVLSLGKTPERYIDEHGARAYQDELIEGVRRVADEFYPRPVRVRTIDAPTDEFRELEGGEGEPNEHNPMLGWRGIRRSLDKPDPFRQELAAFARLFDMGYDNLEVMFPLVNDAADLEGIKGHMRDAGIDPETHRWGVMIETPASALQIEELANEGIDFASFGTNDLTQYTLAVDRNNEHVADRFDELHPAVLQLIGDTIETCRELGVDTSICGQAGSKPEMVDFLVEEGVSSISANIDAVRDVQHEVKRTEQRLLLDSVR; this comes from the coding sequence ATGGCAGTACTTTGGCTGGAGGACGTCGACGCCGACGACGTCGGGACCGTCGGCGGGAAGGCCGCTTCGCTTGGTGAACTCATCGGCGCCGGACTCCCGGTACCGCCGGGATTCGCCGTCACCGCCGGCACGTACCGGACCTTCATCGAGGAGGCGGGAATCGACGAGGAGCTGTTCTCGGCCGTCGACGTCGACCCCGAGGACTCCGCCGCGCTCCGCGCCGCCGAGGAGCGCGCGGAAGAGCTCATCCTCGAGACCCCGTTCCCCGACGAGGTCCGCGAGGAGATCGTAGAGCGGTACCGTAAGATGGGAGACGAGGACGACGAGGCGTTCGTCGCCGTGCGCTCCTCCGCGACGGCCGAGGACCTCCCCGACTCCTCGTTCGCCGGCCAGCAGGAGACGTTCCTCAACGTCCGCGAGGACGATCTCCTCCGCCGGGTGAAGGAGTGCTGGGCCTCGCTTTTCACCCAGCGGGCGATCTACTACCGCCAGCAGCGGGGGTTCCCGCACGCCGACGTCGACATCGCGGTCGTCGTCCAGCGGATGGTCGACGCCGAGAAGTCCGGGGTGATGTTCACCAGCCACCCCTCGACCGGCGACCCGCAGATCACCATCGAGGCTGCGTGGGGGCTCGGTGAGGCGGTCGTCTCCGGCACGGTCTCACCCGACAACTACGTGTACGACCGCGGCGCCGGCGCCGTCGAGGACGTCACCGTCGCGGACAAGAAGGTGGAGATGGTGAAGGACCCGGACACCGGCGAGACCGTCCAGCTCGACGTCGACGAGGAGCGCCGCACCGCCCGGGTGCTCTCCGACGCGGAGATCGATGACCTGGTCGCGCTCGGCGAGCGCGTTGAGGACCACTACGGAGCCCCGCAGGACGTCGAGTGGGCGATCCACGAGGGCGAGATCTACATGCTCCAGTCGCGCCCGATCACGACGATTCAGGAGGACGCGGGCGAGGGAGACGGTGCCGACGCGGGCGGAACCGGCGGCGAGACCCCGCGGAAGTCAGCCGTCGGGGACGCGGCGTCGGGCCAGCCCGGCGCGGCCGGCGGCGGATCCACCGGAGACGACGAGGACGTCCTCGCCGACGGGCTCGGCGCGAGTCCCGGCGTCGTCTCCGGCGCGGTCCGGATCGTCCACAAGCTCGACCACCTCGATCAGGTCCAGGAGGGCGACGTGATGGTCACGGAGATGACGATGCCCGACATGGTCCCGGCGATGAAGCGCGCCGCGGGGATCGTCACCGACGAGGGCGGGATGACGAGCCACGCCGCGATCATCTCGCGGGAGCTCGGCGTCCCGGCCGTCGTCGGGACGGGGAACGGGACGCGGCTCCTCGAGGACGGCCAGCAGGTCACGATCGACGGCGACAAGGGGACCGTCCGCGCCGGCGTCGACGACGAGGCCGAGCCCGGCGAGGAGTTCGAGCCCGTGGAGGCGGCCCGCCCGGAGACGCCGGTGAAGCCGATGACGGCGACGGAGGTGAAGGTGAACGTCTCGATCCCCGAGGCGGCCGAGCGCGCGGCCGCGACCGGCGCCGACGGGGTCGGGCTCCTCCGCATCGAGCACATGGTGCTCTCGCTCGGGAAGACGCCGGAGCGGTACATCGACGAGCACGGCGCCCGCGCGTACCAGGACGAGCTGATCGAGGGCGTCCGCCGCGTCGCCGACGAGTTCTACCCGCGGCCGGTCCGGGTCCGGACCATCGACGCGCCCACGGACGAGTTCCGCGAGCTGGAGGGCGGCGAGGGCGAGCCGAACGAGCACAACCCGATGCTCGGCTGGCGCGGGATCCGCCGCAGCCTCGACAAGCCCGACCCGTTCCGCCAGGAGCTCGCGGCGTTCGCCCGCCTCTTCGACATGGGGTACGACAACCTGGAGGTGATGTTCCCCTTAGTCAACGACGCGGCCGACCTCGAGGGCATAAAGGGCCACATGCGCGACGCCGGCATCGACCCTGAGACGCACCGGTGGGGCGTGATGATCGAGACGCCCGCCAGCGCGCTGCAGATCGAGGAGCTGGCGAACGAGGGCATCGACTTCGCCTCCTTCGGCACCAACGACCTCACGCAGTACACGCTGGCGGTCGACCGTAACAACGAGCACGTCGCCGACCGGTTCGACGAGCTCCACCCGGCCGTGCTCCAGCTGATCGGCGACACGATCGAGACGTGCCGCGAGCTCGGCGTCGACACGAGCATCTGCGGGCAGGCCGGCTCGAAGCCGGAGATGGTCGACTTCCTCGTCGAGGAGGGCGTCTCCTCCATCTCGGCGAACATCGACGCCGTCCGCGACGTGCAACACGAGGTGAAGCGCACCGAACAGCGGCTCCTCCTCGACTCGGTGCGCTGA
- a CDS encoding AAA family ATPase codes for MVEAFAVASGKGGTGKTTSTLALGLALADEHDVTVVDADTGMANLLFHAGLDDAAVTLHDLLVEGTATDVAEATYDRFGLSVVPCGTSLAGFEAAEPSRLRDVVAELASDTDVLLLDSPAALGSKSAVLPVVLADRVVVVVEPTIPALSDGLKVQEYARSYGTETAGVLFNKVRDDAADVAEQAERHFGGPVLARVPDSDVVREARRAGKPLLAHAPESDAAARYRRAAARLDVRDGDGDAVADRFRSAVVPDTP; via the coding sequence ATGGTCGAGGCGTTCGCGGTCGCCAGCGGAAAGGGCGGCACGGGCAAGACGACGAGCACGCTCGCGCTCGGATTGGCGTTGGCCGACGAGCACGACGTCACCGTCGTCGACGCCGACACCGGGATGGCGAACCTCCTCTTTCACGCCGGGCTCGACGACGCGGCGGTCACCCTCCACGACCTGCTCGTCGAGGGGACCGCGACCGACGTCGCCGAGGCGACGTACGACCGGTTCGGGCTCTCCGTGGTCCCCTGCGGCACGTCGCTCGCGGGCTTCGAGGCCGCGGAGCCGAGTCGCCTCCGCGACGTGGTCGCCGAGCTCGCGAGCGACACCGACGTGCTCCTGCTCGACTCGCCGGCCGCGCTCGGCTCGAAGTCGGCGGTGCTCCCGGTCGTCCTCGCGGACCGGGTCGTCGTCGTCGTCGAGCCGACGATCCCGGCGCTCTCGGACGGCCTGAAGGTTCAGGAGTACGCCCGCTCGTACGGCACGGAGACCGCCGGCGTCCTGTTCAACAAGGTCCGGGACGACGCCGCCGACGTGGCCGAGCAGGCAGAGCGTCACTTCGGCGGGCCGGTGCTCGCGCGGGTTCCCGACAGCGACGTGGTCCGCGAGGCGCGCCGCGCCGGGAAGCCGCTCCTCGCGCACGCGCCGGAGAGCGACGCCGCCGCTCGCTACCGGCGGGCGGCGGCCCGGCTCGACGTGCGCGACGGCGATGGCGACGCGGTCGCGGACCGCTTTCGGAGCGCGGTCGTGCCCGACACGCCATGA
- a CDS encoding rhodanese-like domain-containing protein yields the protein MSTVIDADAFRDRIDERRRGERSFALVDTRPRESYESWRIADSIHYFYKPFHEFDVDDFEAETGLGPDDAIVTACAKGKASLDFAEKLEAAGYDDVTVVADGMRGWSGVYDRTEVPLPDAGDDPLDIVQIQRRAKGCLGYLVVGGRSTDAEVGSDGSDRVAIAVDVSRHGDEWREAAAERDATIAAVLDTHVHADHLSGGRDLADELGVPYHLPAAAAERDVAYDFEPLARNETLDVGGVDVKALATPGHTDDGASYLVGRSALLTGDTLFTDSVGRTELQFAAGGEEEDGDDAAGGGEKGGSETAGAATGAERLYDSLHGTLLAEPDAVVVCPGHFAVANDGTTGDVVPGEPVTTTVGAARRGLDVLGLDREAFVERITATLPEKPPNYESVIAANRGVESPPDETAAIELELGPNRCAADAGGESTADD from the coding sequence ATGTCGACCGTCATCGACGCGGACGCGTTCCGCGACAGGATCGACGAGCGTCGACGCGGCGAGCGCTCGTTCGCCCTCGTCGACACGCGGCCCCGCGAGAGCTACGAGAGCTGGCGGATCGCCGACTCGATCCACTACTTCTACAAGCCGTTCCACGAGTTCGACGTCGACGACTTCGAGGCCGAGACCGGGCTCGGGCCCGACGACGCGATCGTCACGGCCTGCGCGAAGGGGAAGGCCTCGCTCGACTTCGCCGAAAAGCTGGAAGCGGCTGGCTACGACGACGTCACGGTCGTCGCGGACGGGATGCGCGGCTGGTCGGGCGTGTACGACCGGACCGAAGTCCCGCTCCCCGACGCGGGCGACGACCCGCTCGATATCGTCCAGATCCAGCGGCGCGCGAAGGGGTGTCTCGGCTACCTCGTGGTGGGGGGACGGTCGACTGATGCGGAGGTAGGCTCCGATGGCTCCGACCGCGTCGCCATCGCCGTCGACGTCTCCCGGCACGGCGACGAGTGGCGGGAGGCGGCCGCCGAGCGCGACGCGACGATCGCGGCGGTCCTCGACACGCACGTCCACGCCGACCACCTCTCCGGCGGCCGGGACCTCGCCGACGAGCTCGGGGTGCCGTACCACCTCCCGGCGGCGGCCGCCGAGCGCGACGTGGCGTACGACTTCGAGCCGCTCGCGCGCAACGAGACGCTCGACGTCGGCGGCGTGGACGTGAAGGCGCTCGCGACCCCCGGCCACACCGACGACGGCGCGAGCTACCTCGTTGGCCGGTCGGCGCTGCTCACCGGCGACACGCTGTTCACTGACAGCGTCGGTCGAACGGAGCTGCAGTTCGCGGCGGGCGGCGAGGAGGAGGACGGCGACGACGCAGCGGGAGGCGGAGAGAAGGGCGGAAGCGAAACCGCCGGCGCGGCGACCGGCGCCGAACGCCTCTACGACTCCCTGCACGGGACGCTGCTCGCCGAGCCCGACGCGGTCGTCGTCTGTCCCGGTCACTTCGCGGTCGCGAACGACGGCACGACCGGCGACGTCGTGCCCGGCGAGCCGGTGACGACGACGGTGGGCGCGGCGCGCCGGGGGCTCGACGTGCTCGGGCTCGACCGCGAGGCGTTCGTGGAGCGCATTACGGCGACGCTGCCGGAGAAGCCGCCGAACTACGAGTCGGTTATCGCCGCGAACCGCGGCGTCGAATCGCCCCCGGACGAGACCGCGGCCATCGAGTTAGAGCTGGGTCCGAACCGGTGCGCGGCGGACGCCGGCGGCGAGTCGACGGCGGACGACTGA
- a CDS encoding endonuclease V produces MTPPDSSPTPSRSTPNDPDAVARPEFLPDPALSRTEMESLQRELAATATFADDHAVDPAAVAVDEPADLTDGLPPVRPEAGASDAGSQSRIDPGLSAGTDPDAPVVVGIDQAFLTPDDGADEAVSAAVAIRDGDVIEYASATTPLSIPYVPGLLAFREGEPMLAALDALEADPDLLVCDGSGRIHFREAGIATHVGVLLDVPSVGVAKSLLCGEPDEPTDERPAGWRTPIRADESVETADPDAGTVIGHAVQSRQYPNSRRVNPLYVSPGHRVSAETAADLVEALCAGYKLPEPTRIADAYADVAKRERD; encoded by the coding sequence ATGACGCCGCCGGACTCGTCGCCGACTCCGTCGCGCTCGACGCCGAACGACCCGGACGCCGTCGCGCGCCCCGAGTTCCTCCCGGACCCCGCGCTCTCGCGGACGGAGATGGAGTCGCTCCAGCGCGAGCTGGCCGCGACGGCGACGTTCGCGGACGACCACGCCGTCGACCCGGCCGCGGTCGCGGTCGACGAGCCCGCCGATCTCACGGACGGTCTCCCGCCCGTCCGTCCGGAAGCGGGCGCGAGTGACGCCGGATCGCAGTCGCGGATCGACCCCGGCCTGTCCGCCGGCACCGACCCGGACGCCCCCGTGGTCGTCGGCATCGATCAGGCGTTCCTGACGCCGGACGACGGCGCGGACGAGGCGGTCTCCGCCGCGGTCGCGATCCGCGACGGCGACGTGATCGAGTACGCCAGCGCGACCACGCCGCTCTCGATCCCGTACGTTCCGGGCCTCCTCGCGTTCCGCGAGGGGGAGCCGATGCTGGCGGCGCTCGACGCGCTGGAGGCCGACCCCGACCTGTTGGTCTGTGACGGCTCCGGCCGGATCCACTTCCGGGAGGCCGGCATCGCGACGCACGTCGGCGTCCTGCTGGACGTCCCGAGCGTCGGCGTCGCGAAGAGCCTGCTGTGCGGCGAGCCCGACGAGCCGACCGACGAGCGGCCGGCGGGGTGGCGGACGCCGATCCGCGCGGACGAGTCGGTGGAGACGGCGGACCCGGACGCGGGAACCGTGATCGGCCACGCCGTCCAGTCGCGCCAGTACCCGAACAGCCGTCGGGTGAACCCCCTGTACGTGAGCCCCGGGCACCGGGTCTCGGCCGAGACGGCCGCCGACCTGGTCGAGGCGCTGTGTGCGGGGTACAAGCTGCCCGAGCCGACCCGGATCGCGGACGCGTACGCGGACGTCGCGAAGCGCGAGCGCGACTGA
- a CDS encoding rhomboid family intramembrane serine protease: MATCDVCGEYENLPYQCDRCGQTFCAEHRLPENHDCPGLAEWNDPGGVFDSGFDESVESGGASASGDASAGITDRVKRRIDRETSTGGIVSYVRGNATYALLAAMWITFLAQWVVTLTLGEAAHSQIFVLRSDAIGNVWTWFTSVLSHSRIQLFHIIGNSIVILFFGPLVERAVGSRRFVGFFFGAGILAGLGHVLFAIATNAPTTGVLGASGAGFAILGVLTVWRPNMQVLLFFVIPMKIKYLTWGIAIVSAVLVIQSGTGGVGGIAHLAHLIGFAIGLAFGKRNESLARSAGGPGGMNMGGVRGPGGPGGPGGPGGPGGRF, translated from the coding sequence ATGGCGACGTGCGACGTGTGTGGGGAGTACGAGAACCTCCCGTACCAGTGTGACCGGTGCGGCCAGACGTTCTGCGCCGAGCACCGACTGCCGGAGAACCACGACTGCCCCGGGCTCGCCGAGTGGAACGACCCGGGCGGCGTGTTCGACAGCGGGTTCGACGAGAGCGTCGAATCCGGCGGGGCGAGCGCCTCCGGCGACGCGTCCGCGGGTATCACGGACCGCGTCAAGCGACGCATCGACCGAGAGACGAGCACGGGCGGGATCGTGAGCTACGTCCGCGGCAACGCGACGTACGCTCTGCTGGCGGCCATGTGGATCACCTTCCTCGCGCAGTGGGTCGTGACGCTCACGCTCGGCGAGGCCGCCCACAGCCAGATCTTCGTCCTCCGGTCGGACGCGATCGGCAACGTCTGGACGTGGTTCACCTCCGTCCTCTCCCACTCCCGGATACAGCTGTTCCACATCATCGGAAACAGCATCGTCATCCTGTTCTTCGGCCCGCTCGTCGAGCGCGCGGTCGGTTCCCGCCGCTTCGTCGGGTTCTTCTTCGGCGCCGGGATCCTCGCCGGCCTCGGCCACGTCCTGTTCGCGATCGCGACGAACGCCCCGACGACGGGCGTGCTCGGGGCCAGCGGCGCCGGCTTCGCGATCCTCGGCGTGCTCACCGTGTGGCGCCCGAACATGCAGGTCCTCCTCTTCTTCGTGATTCCGATGAAGATCAAATACCTGACGTGGGGGATCGCGATCGTCTCGGCGGTGCTCGTGATCCAGTCCGGCACGGGCGGCGTCGGCGGCATCGCGCATCTCGCGCACCTGATCGGCTTCGCGATCGGGCTCGCGTTCGGGAAGCGCAACGAGAGCCTCGCGCGGTCCGCGGGCGGTCCCGGCGGGATGAATATGGGCGGCGTGCGCGGACCGGGCGGTCCCGGCGGGCCTGGCGGGCCGGGCGGTCCCGGCGGTCGTTTTTAA
- a CDS encoding type I 3-dehydroquinate dehydratase, with protein MFEEFVLTASTADLSEEPRAREHADAVEFRMDLADAPLVQLDAYDGELPLLVTNRASWEGGEAADLGRYDALSTALGDDAVAAVDVELAALRGNAPEGERSHATALRDTAREEDVSVVVSVHDFESTPEPAALVDLLADAASEGDVGKLATTASAPTDALAMIEATHEATEAGHRVATMCMGEPGRHTRAVTPLYGSKIGYAPVDPANATAPGQYPLATLRRLVDGLREGGTGE; from the coding sequence ATGTTCGAGGAGTTCGTCCTGACCGCGAGCACGGCCGACCTCTCGGAGGAGCCGCGCGCCCGCGAGCACGCCGACGCCGTGGAGTTCCGGATGGACCTCGCGGACGCCCCGCTCGTCCAGCTCGACGCGTACGACGGCGAGCTCCCGCTGCTCGTCACGAACCGCGCGTCGTGGGAGGGCGGCGAGGCCGCGGACCTGGGGCGGTACGACGCGCTCTCGACCGCGCTCGGAGACGACGCGGTCGCCGCGGTCGACGTCGAGCTCGCGGCCCTCCGCGGTAACGCGCCCGAAGGCGAGCGGTCGCACGCGACCGCGCTCCGCGACACGGCCCGCGAGGAGGACGTCAGCGTCGTCGTCTCGGTCCACGACTTCGAGTCCACGCCCGAGCCCGCGGCGCTCGTCGACCTCCTCGCCGACGCGGCGAGCGAGGGCGACGTGGGGAAGCTGGCGACGACCGCGAGCGCGCCGACGGACGCGCTCGCGATGATCGAGGCGACCCACGAGGCGACCGAGGCCGGCCACCGCGTCGCGACGATGTGCATGGGCGAGCCCGGCCGCCACACCCGCGCCGTCACGCCGCTCTACGGCTCGAAGATCGGCTACGCGCCCGTCGACCCCGCGAACGCGACCGCGCCCGGCCAGTACCCGCTCGCGACGCTCCGTCGGCTCGTCGACGGACTGCGAGAGGGCGGGACTGGCGAGTGA
- a CDS encoding transcription initiation factor IIB translates to MSERLHTRGSRSRTETDEEESEQTDETLSCPECDGNVINDEEHGESVCADCGLVVEADSVDRGPEWRAFDSREKDEKSRVGAPTTNTMHDKGLSTNIDWRDKDAYGRSLGARQRQKMQRLRKWNERFRTRDSKERNLKQALGEIDRMASAQGLPDNVRETASVIYRRALDEDLLPGRSIEGVSTSCVYAAARMAGVPRSLDEIADVSRVEKAEIARTYRYVVRELKLEVKPADPEQYVPRFASDLELSEESEMRAKSLLRNAKEKGVHSGKSPVGLAAAAVYAAALLTNEKTTQAAVSEVADISEVTIRNRYHELLEAEDGLVA, encoded by the coding sequence ATGAGTGAACGATTACACACGCGGGGGAGTCGCTCCCGAACCGAGACGGACGAGGAGGAATCGGAACAGACCGACGAGACGCTCAGCTGTCCCGAATGCGACGGGAACGTCATCAACGACGAGGAGCACGGCGAGAGCGTCTGCGCCGACTGCGGGCTCGTCGTCGAGGCGGACTCGGTCGACCGCGGGCCGGAGTGGCGCGCGTTCGACTCCCGCGAGAAGGACGAGAAGAGCCGCGTCGGCGCCCCGACGACCAACACGATGCACGACAAGGGGCTCTCGACGAACATCGACTGGCGCGACAAGGACGCGTACGGCCGGTCGCTCGGCGCCCGCCAGCGCCAGAAGATGCAGCGGCTCCGCAAGTGGAACGAGCGGTTCCGCACCCGCGACTCCAAGGAGCGGAACCTGAAGCAGGCGCTCGGCGAGATCGACCGCATGGCCAGCGCGCAGGGGCTCCCGGACAACGTCCGCGAGACCGCCTCGGTCATCTACCGCCGCGCGCTCGACGAGGACCTGCTCCCCGGTCGCTCCATCGAGGGCGTCTCCACCTCCTGCGTGTACGCCGCCGCCCGGATGGCCGGCGTCCCGCGCAGCCTCGACGAGATCGCCGACGTCTCCCGCGTCGAGAAGGCCGAGATCGCCCGGACGTACCGCTACGTCGTCCGCGAGCTCAAGCTCGAAGTGAAGCCGGCCGACCCCGAGCAGTACGTCCCCCGCTTCGCCTCCGACCTGGAGCTCTCCGAGGAGTCCGAGATGCGCGCGAAGAGCCTCCTGCGCAACGCCAAAGAGAAGGGCGTCCACTCGGGCAAGTCGCCGGTCGGCCTCGCGGCCGCCGCCGTCTACGCCGCCGCCCTCCTCACCAACGAGAAGACGACGCAGGCCGCCGTCTCGGAGGTCGCCGACATCTCCGAGGTCACCATCCGGAACCGGTACCACGAGCTGTTGGAGGCCGAGGACGGCCTCGTCGCGTAA
- a CDS encoding cobalamin-binding protein: MTAPRVVSLAPSATATVTALGAAETLVGVTHLCDPSAAAGSAHGRESPLAVGGWLNPDLDRVADLDPDVVLTSDGLQADLADECSERGFDVRHREPATLDEAVEAFAARGADVGRPEAGERLAEESRARLDRVAEAVANRSRPTVYCEEWSDPPMAAGNWVPDAVRAAGGRYPFVDPGERSREVDPASVEAADPDHLVVHVCGHGDRIDPATVAERDWAVDAPVHVIDDSLLNQPSPALIDGVERLAGLFHHEAFPETAP, from the coding sequence ATGACCGCTCCCCGCGTCGTCTCGCTGGCTCCGAGCGCGACCGCGACCGTGACCGCCCTCGGCGCCGCCGAGACCCTCGTCGGCGTCACCCACCTCTGCGACCCGTCCGCCGCGGCGGGGTCGGCGCACGGGAGGGAGTCCCCGCTCGCCGTCGGCGGCTGGCTGAACCCCGACCTCGACCGCGTCGCCGACCTCGACCCCGATGTCGTCCTCACGAGTGACGGGCTTCAGGCCGACCTCGCCGACGAGTGCAGCGAGCGCGGGTTCGACGTCCGTCACCGCGAACCGGCGACGCTCGACGAGGCGGTCGAGGCGTTCGCCGCCCGCGGCGCCGACGTGGGTCGCCCCGAGGCGGGCGAGCGGCTCGCCGAGGAGTCCCGAGCGCGACTCGATCGAGTCGCCGAGGCGGTCGCGAACCGCTCGCGCCCGACGGTCTACTGCGAGGAGTGGTCGGACCCGCCGATGGCCGCCGGGAACTGGGTGCCCGACGCCGTGCGCGCCGCCGGCGGCCGCTACCCCTTCGTCGACCCGGGCGAGCGCTCCCGCGAGGTCGACCCCGCGAGCGTCGAGGCGGCCGACCCCGACCACCTCGTCGTCCACGTCTGCGGCCACGGCGACCGGATCGACCCCGCGACCGTCGCGGAGCGCGACTGGGCCGTCGACGCGCCCGTGCACGTGATCGACGACTCCCTGTTAAATCAGCCCAGCCCCGCGCTGATCGACGGCGTCGAGCGGCTGGCCGGGCTGTTTCACCACGAGGCGTTCCCGGAGACGGCCCCGTAG